The following proteins are co-located in the Microplitis demolitor isolate Queensland-Clemson2020A chromosome 3, iyMicDemo2.1a, whole genome shotgun sequence genome:
- the LOC103575221 gene encoding sodium- and chloride-dependent glycine transporter 1, which produces MSTRNNEVKVCKEKAESIRGTWASKTEFLLSCAGYAIGLGNVWRFPYLCYRNGGGAFLVPYLLMLFTCGIPLFFMESSLGQFAGTGCITVFRISPIFKGAGFAVVIVNIICTMYYNVVISYPIMFLMMSLRSKLPWEDCDNPWNTPSCIKINDAQFRNTSNVSGILKKVKTPAEEFFNLHILQISSGVHEMGGIVWPLFTCNVVSWIIVFLCICNGVKSVGKVVYFTATFPFVILFILLIRGVTLPGAIDGILFYITPKWSELTNLRVWADAAIQIFFSLGPGWGGIVNMASYNQFKNDNRYDSIWIPILNCGTSIFAGFVVFSVLGFMSYSTGLPIQEVATGGPSLAFETYPEALTMLPIPQFWSILFFSMLYFLGMDSCFVQIEAIISSITDAYPKLRKHKLLVTLSALFVLFLGSIMFVTNGGMYLLQVFDWYAASISVISICLAEVIIVGWIYGCDNFVRDLEFMLRKKIHPWWPFSWKYVTPIILSFIFVTTIIFNTRITYRGVPYPEWAVLVGWCSCMTSMLCIPGYAIYHFITAKGTFRERFEAGISPTPEWGPHEKKNFDEWKKFISRNNKNSHSLSNINVYKVTNL; this is translated from the exons atgtcaaCAAGAAATAATGAAGTTAAAGTGTGTAAAGAAAAGGCGGAATCAATTCGCGGTACATGGGCAAGTAAAACCGAATTTTTGCTATCATGCGCTGGATATGCAATCGGGTTGGGAAATGTTTGGAGATTTCCATACTTATGTTATCGTAATGGTGGAG GTGCGTTTCTTGTGCCTTATCTATTGATGCTCTTCACGTGTGGCATTCCCTTGTTTTTTATGGAATCTTCTTTAGGACAATTTGCAGGAACTGGTTGCATAACTGTGTTCCGTATCAGTCCTATATTTAAAG gAGCTGGTTTTGCTGttgttattgtaaatattatttgcacAATGTACTACAATGTTGTAATATCCTATccaataatgtttttaatgatGTCCTTAAGAAGTAAACTGCCTTGGGAAGATTGTGATAATCCTTGGAATACACCAAGTTgcataaaa ATAAATGATGCTCAGTTTAGAAACACATCCAATGTCAGTGGAAtcctaaaaaaagttaagactCCCGCCGAAGAGTTTTTCAA cttacatatattacaaatatcaTCCGGAGTCCATGAAATGGGTGGAATAGTATGGCCATTGTTTACTTGTAACGTTGTTTCATGGATTATCGTCTTCCTCTGCATCTGTAATGGCGTCAAAAGTGTGGGGAAg GTTGTTTATTTTACAGCAACATTTccgtttgttattttattcatactaTTAATTAGAGGGGTCACATTACCGGGAGCCATAGatggaatattattttatattactccCAAGTGGTCTGAATTAACAAACTTAAGG gTGTGGGCTGATGCTGCAatacagatatttttttctcttggtcCCGGATGGGGTGGAATTGTTAATATGGCCAgttataatcaatttaaaaatgataatcgATA tGATTCCATTTGGATACCGATTTTGAATTGTGGAACGAGTATTTTCGCTGGATTCGTCGTGTTTTCTGTTTTGGGATTCATGTCTTACAGTACTGGACTACCAATTCAGGAAGTTGCTACAGGTGGTCCTTCTCTGGCATTTGAAACCTATCCAGAAGCACTAACGATGCTACCGATCCCACAATTTTGGtcgatattatttttctctatgTTATATTTCCTTGGAATGGACAGTTGT ttcgTACAAATAGAGGCAATAATATCGAGTATCACAGACGCATATCCGAAATTACGTAAGCACAAACTTTTGGTTACGCTGTCAGCGCTGTTCGTTTTATTTCTTGGCTCAATAATGTTTGTAACGaat ggcgGCATGTATCTGTTGCAAGTTTTTGACTGGTATGCAGCTTCGATTTCAGTGATATCTATTTGTCTTGCTGAAGTTATTATTGTTGGATGGATTTATg GTTGCGACAATTTCGTCCGAGATCTCGAATTtatgttaagaaaaaaaatccatccATGGTGGCCATTCTCCTGGAAATATGTCACgccaataattttatct tttatttttgtaacgacaataatatttaatacccGAATTACGTATCGGGGTGTCCCGTACCCGGAGTGGGCAGTTTTGGTTGGTTGGTGCTCTTGTATGACCAGCATGCTCTGTATTCCTGGATACGCTATCTATCATTTTATCACTGCcaag GGAACCTTCAGAGAAAGATTCGAGGCCGGCATAAGTCCAACTCCTGAGTGGGGAccgcacgaaaaaaaaaattttgacgaatggaaaaaattcatcagCAGAAACAACAAAAACTCTCATTCGCTGTCAAATATTAATGTCTACAAAGTCACGAATCTTTGA
- the LOC103575222 gene encoding uncharacterized protein LOC103575222 has protein sequence MNQTFGEGFWATVELLVGDIKDSGTVSAFNDEIEDWLDTMAHKVKQQRERARRKQKFKSDFSESDDSSSFDYGSSIDCSFSGPQVRSRLELLMGSNVVRLTDRKYMLRLMAKLRQDFESKQLNRIEERKNNELMRTKMMILNRLISVNEAPAEIRQYPLFQLYLYCDAIVEQKRNKHSSKKRKIASSLYHILYPDENSNKKSDEDDKEIYMKRVYVDGIPELVPLSEEEVLEAKHELEAVQDIEDGYTLTQKDYDRLHYETDAIKELRKTQKVEEMYAKAHDILGILYSYVDVRTEVNKVSSSSATINQLDDTRSKQKHQN, from the exons atgaatcagacATTTGGAGAGGGATTTTGGGCAACTGTTGAATTACTTGTGGGTGACATTAAGGACAGTGGGACGGTGAGCGCTTTTAATGATGAGATTGAGGATTGGCTGGATACGATGGCTCATAAAGTTAAGCAGCAGCGGGAACGTGCGAGAAGaaaacagaaatttaaatCGGATTTTAGTGAAAGTGATGACAGTAGTAGTTTTGACTATGGGTCCTCGATTGACTGCAG CTTCAGCGGCCCACAGGTCAGGTCTCGGCTGGAATTGTTGATGGGAAGTAATGTGGTGCGATTGACTGATCGTAAGTATATGCTCAGACTGATGGCTAAATTACGACAGGATTTTGAGAGCAAACAACTCAATCGCATTGAAGAGAGGAAG AATAATGAACTGATGCGAACGAAAATGATGATATTGAATCGTTTGATATCAGTGAATGAAGCTCCTGCAGAAATACGTCAGTATCCATTATTCCAACTGTATCTTTACTGTGATGCGATAGTAGAACAGAAACGTAATAAG CATTCGTCGAAAAAACGTAAAATAGCGTCGTCTTTATACCACATTCTCTATCCAGACGaaaattccaataaaaaatcGGATGAAGATGACaaagaaatttatatgaaacGTGTTTACGTCGACGGTATTCCTgaattg gTACCGCTGAGTGAAGAGGAAGTTTTGGAAGCTAAACATGAATTGGAAGCCGTACAGGACATTGAAGACGGCTACACATTGACGCAAAAGGATTACGATCGGCTTCATTACGAAACTGATGCAATAAAAGAACTTCGTAAGACTCAG AAAGTAGAAGAAATGTACGCGAAGGCTCATGATATCCTTGGTATTCTGTATTCGTACGTGGACGTACGTACCGAAGTTAATAAAGTGTCAAGCTCGTCAGCAACCATAAACCAATTAGACGACACCCGGAGTAAACAGaaacatcaaaattaa
- the LOC103575224 gene encoding serine/threonine-protein kinase pakG, whose translation MTTKRTISVYSVLTLLSILLLSFVNLTSGVKLSRLENFDTCGGEFSGYQYSITSPNYPHNYSENQDCVYKLHGSPFAKCDQIFHIQFLNFTLRSSKNCELDYLTIEDRSVFCGSVAGVRSYPSKNNTLTIRFHSDSGSDKGFKILITTLPCSNFQNQLTTQPPESVTKHPNIDYEKVYPVYRPNNVFTAEDIKPNKQLSSDSSKNNNDQNNYLETSPKITAYFYEAPNFDSESFDSFTELSDNNKSNNNNNNIEKLNLSLKPSTEILLPKSESAYYSNIQNLTSTKTKLIKSKSTNVVNNKSRNNEKLVVAYNSYGVPAGKPYAPLPGYSPAQIQTGEVSENERYNIDCDGKINIPTRIPLSEQTFDDPPVFNNNYPSSVALPGINLYPATNYGAPGSPIPPPPASNPPFIPSDNDYNNNDNNNGLVDHLLIPPRPNFDGNINFNNNNNNFIPSTNIESLPQFRQCCNNQYNFQKFLIVSPGFPSVSNSANYYDCFYKINPLPNACRLRLNFKYFNYGNDDPFCSNGYVEIDGRKYCGCKTGLSLVTKVINCTPKLIHVRYSGYPRTKFSGFVIEVTQEFPPAYNYPYLSRSKKSAENLTKTEILNITKESATDRVKRELGYSYPKPNIVFNERIPNHGEIGTIINGFVSNAACQTLNFVSWTLASKEVNLRGARCFWNNGNGQAPGLIVYPGNVNNGYLPPNNLPGIINSGLPSSKPNYPSSNPGYLPPVPNYPNINENIDVPPVSVISNPGLPPTNSPNANYPNSGIGIPSGSCKLVSVKEGIISSPFYPSAYQNNLNACYRFIRAPNQCKLQLSILDFDLENSLGCTKDFVIFGNQFTRYCGRSVAGSKTLLNFPRNDIIDIRFVTDSYGTGRGFNIAFTQVLCTIG comes from the exons atgaCAACAAAAAGAACGATTTCAGTATACTCAGTCCTTACTTTGCTgtcaatattattgttatcatttgtCAATCTAACCTCGGGAGTTAAATTATCGAGGCTAGAAAATTTTGACACTTGTGGTGGAGAATTTTCCGGCTATCAGTATTCAATAACAAGTCCAAATTATCCCCATAATTATTCGGAAAATCAAGATTGTGTTTACAAGTTACATGGAAGTCCATTTGCCAAGTGCGATCAAATATTTCACATccagtttttgaatttcacaTTACGCTCGTCAAAAAATTGCGAGCTGGATTATCTGACAATCGAAGATCGCAGTGTATTTTGCGGAAGTGTCGCCGGTGTAAGAAGTTAtccaagtaaaaataatacccTGACAATACGTTTTCACAGTGACAGTGGCTCCGACAAAggattcaaaatattaataactacTTTACCatgttcaaattttcaaaatcaattgACAACTCAACCACCTGAATCAGTAACAAAACATCCAAATATTGATTACGAAAAAGTTTATCCAGTTTATCGGCCAAATAATGTTTTTACTGCCGAAGACATTAAACCTAATAAACAATTGTCTTCTGACagctcaaaaaataataatgaccaaaataattatttggaaaCTTCGCCAAAAATAACTGCCTATTTTTACGAAGCTCCAAATTTTGATTCTGAGTCATTTGACTCATTTACCGAGTTATCAGACAATAACAAAagtaataacaacaacaataatattgagaaattgaatttaagtttaaaaccTTCGACAGAAATTTTGCTTCCGAAATCCGAAAGTgcttattattcaaatatacagAATTTAACATCTACAAAGACAAAGCTAATAAAGTCTAAGAGTACGAATGTTGTTAATAACAAGAGCAGGAATAATGAAAAGTTAGTAGTAGCGTATAATTCCTATGGTGTGCCGGCAGGGAAACCCTACGCTCCATTACCCGGGTACTCGCCAGCTCAAATTCAAACGGGTGAAGTGTCAGAAAATGAAAGGTATAATATTGATTGTGATGGTAAGATAAATATTCCTACTAGAATTCCATTATCTGAACAGACTTTTGATGATCCTCCagtgtttaataataattatccatCAAGTGTTGCTTTACcaggaataaatttatatcctgCAACTAATTACGGCGCTCCTGGTTCACCAATTCCACCACCGCCAGCTTCTAATCCACCCTTTATTCCAAGTGACAATGATTACAATAATAACGACAATAACAACGGCTTAGTCGACCACCTTTTGATTCCACCGAGGCCTAATTTCGAtggcaatattaattttaataataataataataattttatcccaTCAACAAATATTGAAAGCTTACCACAATTTCGTCAATGCTGCAACAATCAATacaactttcaaaaatttctgatcGTAAGTCCAGGATTTCCGTCAGTATCTAACTCAGCGAATTATTACGATTGCTTTTACAAAATAAACCCTCTTCCGAATGCATGCAGACTTCGATTAAACTTCAAGTACTTTAATTACGGAAACGATGATCCGTTTTGTTCTAATGGATACGTAGAAATTGACGGACGGAAATATTGCGGCTGTAAAACAGGATTATCTTTAGTGACCAAGGTAATTAATTGCACGCCCAAATTAATTCACGTCCGTTACTCTGGCTATCCACGAACTAAATTCAGCGGATTCGTTATCGAAGTGACACAAGAATTTCCTCCAGCTTACAATTATCCATATCTATCACGGAGCAAAAAATCTGCTGAAAATTTGACAAAAACCGAAATTTTGAACATTACTAAGGAAAGTGCGACAGATCGAGTTAAACGTGAACTAGGGTACTCGTATCCAAAGCCAAACATAGTTTTCAATGAACGTATTCCAAATCATGGAGAAATAGGTACTATTATTAATGGTTTCGTGTCAAACGCAGCTTGTCAGACTTTGAATTTCGTGAGCTGGACACTGGCTAGTAAGGAAGTTAATTTACGTGGTGCTAGATGTTTTTGGAATAATGGAAATGGACAAGCGCCTGGTTTAATAGTGTATCCTGGTAATGTAAACAATGGTTATCTACCACCAAATAATCTACCTGGAATTATAAATTCAGGATTACCATCATCAAAGCCAAATTACCCATCATCAAATCCAGGATATTTACCACCAGTACCAAACTATccaaatataaatgaaaatattgatgtaCCACCAGTGTCAGTAATTTCAAATCCTGGATTACCGCCAACAAATTCACCAAACGCAAATTATCCAAATTCAGGAATCGGAATCCCTTCAGGCAGTTGTAAATTAGTCAGCGTCAAAGAAGGCATAATATCATCTCCATTCTATCCATCAGCTTACCAAAATAATCTGAACGCCTGTTACCGGTTTATCCGTGCGCCAAACCAGTGCAAACTCCAATTATCCATTTTGGACTTCGATTTGGAAAACAGCCTCGGCTGCACCAAGGACTTTGTAATCTTCGGCAACCAATTCACCCGATACTGCGGGCGGTCTGTAGCTGGTAGTAAAA cgTTATTGAATTTCCCACGCAATGACATTATCGACATAAGATTTGTTACGGATTCATATGGGACAGGGAGGGGTTTCAATATTGCGTTCACACAAGTTCTATGTACAATTGGATAA
- the LOC103575223 gene encoding uncharacterized protein LOC103575223, with translation MYLIFPLVATLINVGVSLSESVEYHQNGILSPSINRNQNTGFTNNNGNDLSLKLKQRALENLKDHSNWNKFNYKVEQNFRDIPTHTEPIDDLLFDYFDDSLPNELDEAMISQLSKYLSSLLTQPKWETPLVIVEDPMLDEESEDSSELDMMHSVDKRSRYYRRYPWKRQHLRSGNSFDYESARLCTPSREDVLQLLVALHDVRQGNKSRTVNFCKTRRPVGKVFTNIRFLGRRK, from the exons ATGTATCTTATTTTTCCTCTGGTTGCGACACTGATAAATGTGGGAGTATCATTAAGTGAATCAGTGGAGTATCATCAAAATGGAATACTATCACCATCTATAAATAGAAACCAAAACACTGGTTTTACAAACAATAACGGCAATGATTTGTCTTTAAAACTTAAACAAAGggctttagaaaatttaaaggaCCATTCAAACtggaacaaatttaattacaaagttGAACAAAATTTCCGGGACATTCCCACTCATACTGAGCCGATCGATGATTTGCTGTTTGATTACTTtg ATGACTCACTACCAAACGAACTGGACGAAGCGATGATAAGTCAACTGTCAAAATATCTTTCGTCACTTTTAACCCAGCCAAAATGGGAAACACCGTTAGTGATTGTCGAGGACCCGATGCTCGACGAAGAGAGTGAAGACTCAAGTGAACTTGACATGATGCATTCTGTTGATAAGAGATCGAGATACTATCGCCGCTACCCATGGAAGCGTCAACACTTGAG ATCTGGAAATTCATTTGATTACGAGTCAGCACGTCTCTGTACTCCTTCACGAGAAGATGTTTTGCAATTATTAGTCGCTCTACATGATGTACGTCAGGGAAATAAATCACGGACTGTTAATTTCTGCAAAACTCGGCGACCTGTCGGCAAAGTCTTCACCAATATTCGATTCCTCGGCCGTAGAAAGTAA